The genomic region GGATCGGTTCCCACAGGAACTCACATAAGCTTTGATCTATATTTCACAGCCATCGATCTCAGAGTCTTCTAACAACTGGAACCACAGTGAAGGACCAAGTGTCACAGCCAATGAGGCGCCAGGAGAGGAGCATCAGTGATGGTGGAAGAACTACGTCTGTTCAGCTAAATATGCAGGTTAATATCGTCCTGGTAgcaaacagcagaaaacaagaataatgaagatttttgttttttcatctaattaaaggtttttaatgACACCCTAACacgggtggggaactccaggcctcgagggccggtgtcctgcaggttttagatgtgtccttgatccaacacagctgatttaaatggataaatgacctcctcaacatgtcttgaagttctccagaggcctggtaatgtgattcaggtgtgttgacccagggtgagatctaaaacctgcaggacaccgacccTCGAGGTCTGGAGTTCCCCACCTCTGCTCTAAAGCTGTAAAGTGGTCCAGTTTGATTTTCTAAATTCAGCTGTAATTTCAAACCAAAGTTGTCCTTTTGTTGTTGTCCACTATAGtcctgtgtgtttaaaaaatacattataaGTAGTTTTTAGGctcaaaaagaaatcacacacaaaaaaaaagtggaaggtactcttcttctttggtttcCAGGAGCTAATACCGCTGTTAGAGGCGGGGCTTGATGTCAGACAGGAAGTCACCTGCTGTCAGGATAATTAAGTCTAATCAGGTTATTGtgtcacaaacagctgatccATCAGAGCGCTGACACTGAGGTCAGCGAGTGCTCTGTACCTGTCTTCATGACCTCAGTCTGTGGCCACGCCCCTCTGCAGGacatgtataggaatttcttttatttatgtattaatcacattactttattgtatgataccttggtgccactggattttagcatgtctcacactcatgcagttagacaaatggtgggggtgtagtaaggaagttggtGGGAGCAGACGACTCCACAGAAAGAATCCTTTGTGTcttcgaggactctgggaggcagcaagggagtgtgacccttaaggtgtgaaacagctgtgtactgcattttgttcctggagaaggtatttaactgagctcaaaggagcttgcaaagaaaagcgtctggacttctttaagttgcttgaagacgtttcacctctcatccgagaagcttcttcagttctaaggtcaaatggtggagagtcccagatataaacctagtgggagtttccccccacagagggacaaaaggaccccctgatgatcctctaatcgcctgagccaaggtgggaaactgggcatgggtcccaatcagccagagtttcgggtgagttcattgtgaaacctggccccaccttatcatgcgaattcctgaggtcagatggcccaggtgagtgggcgttaaggcgtctgggaagggatctcaaaactggattatagatggcagagagttggtgtcgtaaacccccgcctctgttcaaagatggtcgctcacagtggacatagatggcttctttcactcctctcaaaccatctgtcctctctgtccaaaatgtgaacattggcatcctcgaaagagtgacctttgacctttagatgcagatggactgctgagtcttgtcctgtggaggtgtggattattgaccgccttacatatcaccgcctttacccaggggatgccataccctgcatttacggacttcctaaaatccacaaggaagctgtcccactcagacccatagtcagtagcataaactcagccacttacaaCATTGCtaaaacaccttgctaccatccttgcacctctcgtggggaacaccccacaccacatcaagaactccactgacttcaccgacaaggtccagaaacttaccctggatccagatgaaaccatggtgtcctttgatgtagtctctctcttcacctgcatacccaccacggaggccgtggagactgtcagaaaacgactacaagaagacagctcgttggaagacaggaccaacttcacacccgatcagatctgcacactgttagacctctgcctcaccactacatacttcaaatacaacgaaagcttctacagacaaaaacatggctgtgccatgggctcccccgtgtcacctattgtagccaacctttacatggaggaagtggaaaggaaggctcttggctctttcaaaggaagagtacccagccactggtacagatatgtggacgacacctgggtcaaaatcaagacacaagaagtggaatccttcactgcgcacattaacgctgtggataaaaacatcaagttcaccagggaagacacaaaggacgactgtttgcctttcctggactgcgctgtgcacattgaacagaacggcaacctcaacatcgaagtttaccggaagcccacacacacggaccagtacctcctctttgactcccatcaccctctggaacacaaacttggagtaattaggaccctacaccaccgggcagaacatgttccctctaagcctgaaggggaaaagaaggaacacacacatgtaaaggaagcactcaaaacgtgcggctatcctaaatgggcgttcttaaagtcagcaaagaggcacagaaaagaagaccagacaccagcgagggaggataagaaggacagacgcaacaacattgtcatcccctatgtagccggtgtatcagagaaacttaggagagttttctccaagcacgacatcccggtgcatttcagacccagcaacacgctcagacacaaactggttcacccgaaagataaaacgccaaaacacagacttaacaatgtggtgtatgctgtacagtgcagcgaggaatgctcagacctctacatcagagagaccaaacagccacttcacaagcgcatggcacaacacagaagagccacctccacaggacaagactcagcagtccagctgcatctaaaggtcaaaggtcactctttcgagcatttttggacagagaggacagatggtttgaaagaggagtgaaagaagcatctatgtccactgtgagcgaccatctttgaacagaggcggggtttacgacaccaactctctgccatctataatccagttttgagatccctccccagacgccttaacgcccactcacatcctgggccatctgacctcaggaattcgcatgataaggtggggccaggtttcacaatgaacacacccgaaaccctggctgattgtgacccatgcccagtttcccaccttggctcaggcgattagaggatcatcagggggtccttttgtccctctgtggggggaaactcccactaggtttatatctgggactctccaccatttgaccctagaactgaagaagcttctcggatgagaggtgaaacgtcttcaagcaacttaaagaagtccagacgcttttctttgcaagctcctttgactacgatgacctggatgactgagaaccttcacagacgcatttaactgagagccatgctaggctcagagagactctgctgacctgcCCTGcggtcatgcagggacttcatcaagcttgtttttttctgttctttgtgtttgattaaagaatgttagctactgctcaccgctcgtctgcaggctttatttaaacggaaaacttccacaacagacAACAGCCTGTCTGCTTACTTTATTAATAAAGACTCACAGCTGGAACTGCTTCAGCACAGAGGAGGGCCTAATCCAGCTCAACACCGTCAGAGGTAACTGCGGTGACGCATAGAAGCTCCAAGTTAAGAGTTTCATCAGAGCAGCTTaaatcagacagaaaatgaatggaGTCTGGTTGGAACAGATTACCTTTCAGAGGTTTTTTATTCCTCTTCATTAAGAGTCAATCACCAATCAATAACCAGTCCGTACTGGCTTCTTCATGATCAGTAACTAAACTGATCAGCAGACAGGTGAACCGCTGCTCTGTGGTGTGATGTCACAGCTGTGAGCAACGacatcactgtgacatcatcacctgttgttgttgttgttggggttctGGATGAAGTTGATGGAGTAGGCGCCGCTGGCGGCGTCCTGGTTCACCTGGAAGTTGTTGGTGGAGAGTCCGAACGGCCGCAGGACCATGTTACCTAGGTCCTTCAGCTTACCTgtgggtcagaggtcacagagaTCACAGCTCCATTGTATGTCTAATGtatggcttttattgtgaaaggactCCAGGCCCTGAGCTATCAGGCTGCAGGCTTTTATTGTTTAAGTCGCATCTCTGTAATGTGAACAATCAGAGCCAACAGCTGATCAGAGTTCATGTCTGATCTGTGTGTGCCTTTAAAATCATGTGGATTGATCATGTGATTTCATTTCAGTCTTGTCACCGATTGGCTCCTCTCACCTGTCACAGGTGATGTTATGGCTGAAAAACACTGTCTCCACCTGAACAGGTACCAAGCTGCATGTCGCACCGACAGGTACGTACCAGACAATCATGGATGATTGATTAATGGTGTGTTCAGGTGCAATACGTACTAAGCATCTCCTCCTTCAGCTTCTCGTTCCTCTCCTGGATCTGTAGAGGCAGCCTCTGATAGAGACACACAGGTGGACACAGGGTGGGAGACACaggtggagggagagagagagagaggtcagCTGTGTAAGTCTGTTTTTCGTCCCTTTCACGCCTCCTTAGCGCTGACCCCTGACCTCAGAGGGGGCTGAACCTGAATAAGCACAGGAGGCCCTGGTAAACCCTACTGGTCGCTCTGCACGCCACTGTGACACCATCAGACTGGCACAGGAAGCTGCTGTAGTCGCCACGTTAGacggaggagaagaagaagtcaGAACTAGAAGCAAAGTTTGAAGATCTGAGACACTGTCGAGTGTTTGTTTCAACGATTTTTCCACAGactgctgcagcagctctgaCCGTGTAGGAAACGAGGAGGCGTTTCTCTTTTACTGGCTGAGGTGTTTTTGCAGGAGgtggcgcagagccattgcagggggggtcgtggtatgaatgaaaacaaaacaaaacaaacaaaacaatgtttGGACGCAGCGAGCATAATGAACATTGTTTTGatggggctcccacacaaacacaaagcagaggATGAAGCATCACCAGATATGCTTCCAAACCAGCTTCCTTCCAGGCCAAAGACTAGAACGTGTGATGAAGCATATCTCGCTTTAATACAGATTTTACTTGCTGTCAAATCTTGTTtattttgggttgttttgttttgacccGTTGTTTTCTGTCTATCACTGACAGTAAACTGCAATgaagtttgaaaacaaaatatgtgcGTGTGAtaggaggatgtgtttgtgcggggggcctagcaaaaaaagtttgggaaccactgtttTACTGAGTGAGGAAGCTCTGAGAGTTGTGACTGTCTTTAACAGGGACGGATCAGAGGTCATGCACGGATCAGAGGTCATGCACGGTGATGTAAACATGCCagactcaagtaaaagtgaccAGGTGCGCCTGCAGCCCCAGCGGATACACTCATCAAATAAACTGTGTTTGAGACGTGTAGCAGCTGcttcagtttaaccaaaaggcatttccagtggaaactggccgacgtATCCCCaccataaccatgtataatatccacaaaacttaaaaagcaaAGTCGAACTAAAACGTACTAAAAATGTCCTCTGTACCTCAAGATGGCGCTGGTGTACGTGGCTGCTCGTCTGTCGctgtcagttttgtttgtttttatattgctCCTGTCGTGTGTTACTCAAGAAATCGGGTCATTACTGGTGTACGATCGCCAATCGCTTCTGAATCTCCGAAGTTCTGGACAAAATACTGTTAGATTTTCTAATGGAGGACAGAAGTCCTGGTTCCCGCTGCTGTCACAAATCCCAACTTGCCTATGCCCTGCTGTCATGCTACCTCCCCGGCGAAGCGTCGGGGTAGGCGCAGTGGTCGGCTGGTCAAACTCAAGATCTCTTTGGTGCACCATCTCACTACCGTCAAAGATTATTTCCTGGAGTTTTTGTGCACCAACGTTTCCTGGACCCCGTGGGTTCCTGCCTCATCCCTGTGGTCTGCCAGGATGATGCGCCGCTCCTCTGTGACCCCTGTCCTCCTCGGCTCAACGTGCGCCGGGCGAACCTCGACAATCTGAGGCCGCTGTGTCGGACTCCCTGTGCCGCTGGGGCTTTTACCTCATCCCCGGCGCCTGTCAGGATTGGGCTGGTAAACGCCAGATCACTCGTGAACAAATCTTTTATTCTGAATGAGTCCGTCATCTCCTGGAAATTGGACTTCATGTGTGTCACGGAGACTTGGCTTAACACTGGTGAGTCCAGTATTTTATCCGAACTTTTACCAGCGGGTTGTTCCTATTTTAACACACCAAGGACatcagggagaggaggaggtacggcggttgtttttaaaaaggattttaaatgtaaacagtGTGTTTTACAGCCCTCGTCTTCCAGTTCTGAGCTCACGTGTTTTGAAGTTCTAACTCTGTGCTCTTTGCTGTTATTTATCGTCCCCCTAAATACAATAAGAATTTCATTAATGACTTTTCAGAATTTCTAGCTGGGATTATGCCCAACTATGATCATGTTCTTATTGTGGGAGATTTTAATATCCATGTCTGCTGTCCTGACAAACCTCTGGTGAAGGAGTTTTTAAGCCTCATTGACTCTTTTAATCTGGTCCAGTCCGTACCTGGTCCCACACATGAACACGGACACACACTAGACCTGGTCTTGTCACACAGTCTACCTGTGTCTAATGTGGAAGTGACTGACACTGCCTTCTCTGACCATATGGCTGTATCATTTGATGATGTGTTTTCACACACTACAGTTCAAACCAGCGCTCCTGTTCGCCGCTGTCAGATTATTAACCCTTCCACTGCTGCCCAGTTCTCCTCTGCTTTTAACCAGTTGTCTATCCCCGCCGATCATACTCCCTTGGACACAGAGAACCTCAGCTCCTGGTTTCAATCTTCTTGCCTAACCATTCTGGACTCTGTGGCACCATTAAAAACCAGGAAGCCCAAGGCTAAAACCGATCCTTGGTTTAATGACGCCACTCGGGCTGTGAGGAGGGAGTGTCGTAGAGCTGAACGCAGATGGAAGAGGGACAAACTGCAGGTGTCTCTGCAAATCCTAAAGGACTGCTGGCGCCTCTATCAGGATACGGTCAAAGAGGCTAAAAGAAAATACTTCTCTAAGATCATTTCCTCCAACAGTCACAATCCACGTGTTATTTAACTCTACTGACTCAGTCttaaatgctccacaaagtggcTGCTTGGAGGCCTCTCATAAACTAatgattttatgtgtttttcattgAGAAGGTTGCAGCCACGCGGGCACTCATGAGTCCGACCCCTCTGTCTCGATCCCTtgctctgctgtttttaaccAGTTTGAGCCTGTGACTCTTTCTTATTTAGAGGATGTGGTCGGCCACCTGAGGCCCTCTGGTTCCCCAAATGATCCTGTCCCACCACAATTTTTTAAGGAGATTTTTCCTAGCATAGGCCAGGCTGTTCTTACTGTTATAAACAGCAGTTTAATATCTGGTGTAGCCCCTGCTCATTTTAAGCATGCAGTAGTACAACCCTTGCTTAAGAAACCTGCCCTGGACCACACTGTGTTGGCTAACTACAGGCCTCTCTCCAAGTTGTCTTTTATGTCTAAAATCTTAGAGAAAATTGTACACTGCCAATTGATGGATTTTTTAAAGGAGAATGGTGTCCTGGAGGTCTTCCaatcaggttttaaaaacttTCATAGCACGGAGTCAGCACTCTTAAAGGATTTTAATGATATCTTCCTTACCTGTGACTCTGGCAATCATGATGTTCTTGTCCTCCTTGACCTAACAGCTGCCTTTGACACTGTAGACCACCGCATTTTACTGACTCACTTGCACCATCTTGCAGACATTCGTGGTACTGCTTTGAAATGGTTTAGGTCTTATCTTTCTGACAGAACTATTAGTGTTAACTTTTCTCAATTTTAGGGCCTCTacttttttcattatatttacaGCCCCTGGGAACCATCCTCAGAAGGCATGGAATATCCTTCCACTGCTATTAAGCCACTTCTAGCATCTCTAGAAGACATTAAATCTTGGATGTCCCTAAACTTTCTAAGATGTAATTCAAGCAAAACTGAGGTGATTCTGTTTGGTCCTAGTGGACCTTGTGAACCCTCCGCTATTGATTTGGGACCCCTGGCagagtattttaaatctgttgttacTAACCTGGGTTTTAAGatggacagtgattttaaattagaCAGTCAAATTAGGGCTATTgtcaagtccagtttttatcatttaaggcgtTTGGCAAAGAGAAGACCTATTTTATCCAGGCTGCATTTTGAAACAgtaatccatgcttttattccaTCTCGTTTGGCTTACTGTAATGTGCTGTATTTTGGAGTTAGTCAGCGTCTTCTCTCTcgtctgcagctggtccaaaaTTCTGCTGCACGACTTTTAACCAGAACTCGTAAAAGAGAGCAAATAACTTCCATCCTGGCTTCACTCCATTGGCTGCCTGTATATcttagagttcattttaaaattctcatgtttgtttttaaatgcttaaaccagggctgcccaatcccagtcctcgagagctactatcctgcagcttttagatgcatccctactccaacacagctgaatcaaatggtttgattacctcttcagcatgccatcatgtttggcaaaggcctgataacaagccattcatttgattcgggtgtgtgggaacaaggatgcatctaaaagctgcaggacggtagctctcgaggaccgggattgggcacccctggctTAAACGGTCTTTCCCCaacttacctctctgagcttcttcgtCCTTACCTACCCCCCAGGtctgctcctggaggtacccAGGTCCaagaggaagctcagagggggcGGGGCCTTCTCTGCCCCAGCACATTAGAGAGGCCCcctcactgtccacttttaatgTAAAACCCGTTTTTACTTCTTGGCTTATGACACAGTCAGACcctgattttattgatttaattcttatgtgatgattttattgttttaaacgtttttatattgtcatccgatatatatcgttatatcgaacagccctacggACTCGCGTACCTGAGAATTGAGAAAGGGCCattgtaccggtattaccgtgaactgTATAATATAGCCCAGTCCTAGCAGGGAGGCAGTTTATGTAAGGTGTGGTTACAGGGGGCGGGAGCCTGCAGTACAGGGAAGGCGATGTGACGCCATACATACGTACACATTTCTTTCTAAACACGACTGAATCCACAGAGGAACATCCTCACAAAAACAAGCTGAGTTAGAGAATGACTGATGGTGTCAAACAGATGGTGCAGGTGATTCCAGCTGTTCTCCCTCACAGCAGGTGTTTGATTTCACTTCCTGACAGCGCCCACATCGTCTGAGGCCTGCCCAGAGTCTGTGTGTTCTCCAAGCATCAAACCGGGGACCCTTCACATGTAAGAGTTAAGCTGTTAATCACCACAGGAAGTCTATAAGATCTGCACCAACACGAGCGCTCTTCTTCTACAGAGAAGTAACCTTAGCAGGGCTCTGAGAACACTCTGACCTGGCGCCGTCATGAACACACTACAGCAGTTACCATGGTGACCTGCCTACACGACAGACAAACTGCATCAGCCCACAGACATCCTTAGTTTGAGAACTTTCAGTGAATTTACATTCATCATGATTTCACCTACAGAGTACTCCATCAGCCGGTCATCTCTTTAACgggttcacttcctgtttctaaaACTCCGCTAACTGGCATCACAATTTAAAGACTGATAAATTATACAAATGAAATGGAGATTTCATGTAAACTCCAGCTTCTTTGGCTTTTAGCCCACATTTTAGGTTTTAACATTGAACAGAGCTTGCCTGGTTCTGCTTTGTCCCACAGTCAGTGAACTCACCATGGCCGCCTGCCTGGCAGCAACATTATTTGGGTCTCGTTCCAGAACCTTCTGGTAGTCCTCCAGAGCCTCGTCCAGCTTTTCTGTCTGCTCGTAAAGCTCCGCCCTCCTCAGCAGCGCCCGCAGGTAGTCAGGATCCAGCGCTATTGCTATGGGAACCACAAAGCCAATCAGTCAGTACAATGAATAATTATTACACAGCCGCTGCTACCCAGGAGGGGTGTGATGTCATCGCTCACCTCTGCTGCAGTCTGAGATCGCCTGCTCCTTCAGATcctgacagagacacacactgtAAGCACGCCGCTAACCTGTTAGCACGCAGCTAATGGCATTACTGATAACTGATCATTGCTAACATGCAGTGTTTTGCACGTTTCAAACTTTTGCTCTCATTGGTCGATCAGGAGGAAACGCCCACCTGCTGCAGCACGAACCTGGTGACTCGAGCAAACTGCAGTCGCAACATTAAATGTCCAGCGGCCTAATTTGGGGCTGTGTGATGCCCACGCACAGGGCAtcacacaggaagtgacacaGGAAGTAGAAAACGTTAGGGGGGTACCCAAGTTTCAGAGGGAAACGAGCGATGTTTACAGCGTGTGGACGCTTCCTCCTGATTGGATGAGGTGTATCTGTGTGCAGAGCCACAAAAGGACTAACCAACACAAAGCTGTGTTAGAGGTGAAGCAGGTACTCATAGAACCAGACTTCTGTCACACCGACGGCTCTACATCCTTCATGTTAGCAACGATACTGGCATAGAGCTAGCGTGTTTATAGCATGTTACCAGGTGCAGCCTTGCGGCGGCTCTGTTGGAGAACAGCACAGCTCGCTCTCTGCTGAAACAGATGGGGCACACAGACAGCGCATCCGTGTAGTTTCGCCCCGCCTCCGCCCAGTCTGTGGGAACAACAAGCAAATGTTACACACAGAGCCCAGAGCAGGTCACCACGGTAACAGATCAACATGTATGACATCACCATTTCTGAAGACggctcagtttcctgatgagcaacagtaataaataatattgattGCTCCAGCAGGTCAGACTGAAAGTGATCATGTGATCAAGTCTCTGTCATTCAGCTGCAAACACAGAGCACACACCTGAACACGTGTTCATCCAATCACATTCATTCACCCTAATCTGATTTCACGTCTCCTTCATCAGGCCGTGGGAGAGGAATCTTTCACGTTTCCATGGATACAGGTTAAAGTCTCACAGTGCAGGGGGCAgtgctgagcatgctcagacACAAAATCATTCACGgcaatcaaaatttattttccCGCCACAGATCACCAGATTCTGCTGGTCTGAGTCAGAGGTCgttcagggtcagaggtcacacagaCTCTCACCTGTGGTTTAGGCGGCTCTCAGGGTTCGTGTTTGTGTGAGATGAGTCACATGATCCATACTGCCCTTTTTAAATGGGTCAGAAGCAGCCAGCCCCGCCCCTTTCATTTGACCGTGTACGGGAAACCCTGAtagtgtgacctctgaccccttgCAGTATGCAGGAGCTCCACAGTGCTGATCTCACAGACTCACCTCCCCTCTTAAAGTGGGCGTTTCCCGCCTCCTTCAGACTGATGCTCTGCTGCCGTCGACTCTGAAAAAGAAGAACTCTGATTTACCACCGTGTGCCAACACCTAAATGTCTCTCAATGCAGGTACTGGTCAGCAGGTATtacctccttctcctcctcggTCAGCTCCTTTTCCACCTCCCTCAGGTAATCATCATCAAACTCTACGGCTGGGCTCACCTCCTCCTTCAGCTCCGTGTCAGAGTCATGCAGGGAGTCTCCATCTTGTTgctccttcacctcctcctcttccttcacCCCGTCTaccccctcctccccctgctCCACATCCTCTGTCTCCAGTGGAGCTTTCACCTCCTTctcgtcctcctcttccttcagTCTGTCTCCCCGCTCCTCTCCCCGGTGTCCTTCTGCTGcctccctctctgtgtctcctcgttcagtctgtgtgtgtttaaaatgaacGTCCTGCtggctctcctctcctcctgcagTGGGGTCAGGAGGCTCCAGCGTGTCCGGACAGTCATAGAAGTCCTCCTCGTGCTCCTCCTCCTCGGCCCTGCTGTGTCTCTGTATGCCTCCTCCGCTCATTCTGAAACTCTgagctaaaataaaaatttaacaaactGATTAGAGGCCTGACCTTTGACGTCACACAGAGCCAGTGTTAGCCAGCTAGCTGCACTGAGCTAACAGCTTCAGTTCCTGCTGAGCCTCACTCTTCTTCTgtggcgatcagctgatcagctatTGAAGGATCGGCGCGATTCGCGTCTGCGTCACTTCCTGTTGATCAGCCGGTATCGATCACTGGTcaggtttctgtttgtttactaAGGAGCTACATGCTAACAGCTAAGCTAACGGTCAGCTGGGACTCTACACGCACGTGTCAGTCGTAACTATGTCACGGCTCTGCCTGACGTCATCGAGGTGACAGTCCGTTGCATATCGATAACCACAGAAACGTTAAAATCAGCTGCTTTTCGGTCTCACCTGTAAACACCGGTGAATCTGCGCGACCACGCTCACTGACGTCATTTCCTATACGAGGAACGCTTCCGTTTCCTATTTAAAGTGTCCTGTAGGTACCGCCCCCTGCCGGAGGAGTAGTTtggtcttttttattttgatatgaaCTTTAtttgactatccagagttgggaccaggaagcagagttgcagtcttacacgcctctctgcagcttctctcctcctgctaccccccaaaaacccatctccatagagactgtgtcagctcccaaacagacaaaaacaaactaaaaaccagcaaaaaacaacttaaacataaaaattcacaaagaaagaacaatacagtatccacatctgaaccaaagagtagaacagtgaaatgtggattattaaatattaggtcacAAATGTGTTTAAATCCTGCCTGTtgatttaaacaggcaggagaaggtACAGAGGGTCGGAGTAAAAGAGGAGGACACTcttcatgtctgtctccacgttggttgagtgtggagtaagtgcatatgagagcatgagggtgggaatggatgtttgtgtctgtgtgtgcctgtatgtctgtgtctatatgtcaggttgggtatcaggcgccacctctctggggacatctcgggccctccaaggtttggaggtttatctccccccaccaccacttcccctgccagtggcggactccctcaggtgtcggtgcgttggtggttctttgtgtccggggatgggcgtccaggtacacaccggctcactccttggcggccgcttatcggggcctggagcctggggctcgctcgggccacttcggaggtggggtgccctcggcctctcggcctggggctcggtcactcaggcacggctggctgccggcggagctcacgggcgcgtcactgcaactccccctggcttctgctccgcggctgctgagtgagccctcatctgggactctc from Astatotilapia calliptera chromosome 10, fAstCal1.2, whole genome shotgun sequence harbors:
- the ttc1 gene encoding tetratricopeptide repeat protein 1 produces the protein MSGGGIQRHSRAEEEEHEEDFYDCPDTLEPPDPTAGGEESQQDVHFKHTQTERGDTEREAAEGHRGEERGDRLKEEEDEKEVKAPLETEDVEQGEEGVDGVKEEEEVKEQQDGDSLHDSDTELKEEVSPAVEFDDDYLREVEKELTEEEKESRRQQSISLKEAGNAHFKRGDWAEAGRNYTDALSVCPICFSRERAVLFSNRAAARLHLDLKEQAISDCSRAIALDPDYLRALLRRAELYEQTEKLDEALEDYQKVLERDPNNVAARQAAMRLPLQIQERNEKLKEEMLSKLKDLGNMVLRPFGLSTNNFQVNQDAASGAYSINFIQNPNNNNNR